DNA sequence from the Streptomyces sp. CA-210063 genome:
CGCTGGGCACCGTCAGGCTGTGGCCGTCGGCCGGCGGGAGCATGCCCCGGCTGTACCGTCGGGCATTCATCGCGTGTTGGGCGTGGTGGGACTGAGGAGTGGTCCCCGGGTGGGCGTCAGCCGAGCGGGTCTGCGGCGTCTGCGGGGTCGGCGGCGTCTGCGGGGTCGGCGGGGTCGGCGGAGCCGTCCCAGACGGTCCACATGGGGATGTGCCGGGACGGTCGCTGTACGAGTGTGTCGACGAACCGTTCCAGCACCTGGGCGACGCCGTCCTCGTCGTTGGCGGGGGCGTGATGACGTGCGGCCTCGAGGACGTCTGGGTGGGCGTTGGCCATGGCGTAGGAGTGGCCCACGGCGGTGAGCATGGGCAGGTCGTTGGGCATGTCGCCGAAGGCGGCGATCTCGTGGCTGCCGACGCCGAGTCGACGGCTCCACGCGAGCAGCGTGGTGGCCTTGGTGACGCGGGGTGCGCTGAACTCCACGAGCGACAGTCCGGTGGAGTGGGTGGTCTCGGCGCTGCTGCCCGCGCTCTGCCGTGCTTGCTGGTAGAAGTCGTCGAGGGGCAGGGTCGGGTGGTGGGCGAGGATCTTCAGCACCGGTCTGCCCGGGATGCGGGTGAGGAGTTCCCCCGCGGTGCCGACCGGTTCGGCGGTTTCCTCGCCGAACGACCAGGTCGGGTAGGCCGATTCGTGGCCGAAGTTCTTGTCGTACTCGACGGCGAAGGTGACGCCGGGGATCGCCCTGCGCATGCGGGTGATGAGTCGGGTGGCCGCCAGGGGCCGGATCGGGGACATGTGCGCCAGGGTGCCGTCAGGGGCGTGGACGGCCGCGCCGTTGGCGGCGATGACGTAATGCGGTCCGATGGTGGCCAGCAAGTCCGGTACGCGGCGCGGTGGTCGGCCGGTGACGAGCACCACGCGGATCCCGGCCCGCTCGGCCGCCGCCAGGGCGGTCCGGGTGCGGTCCGACAGCGTTCCGTCGCTGCGCAGCAGAGTGCCGTCCAGGTCCGTCGCGATCAGTTTCGGAGCGACCGGCGGGACAATGAGGGGGAGGGCGCGGGCGGTTGTCATGGCGGCACTCTTCTGGGTCGACGGGCTGAGCAGGTGTGGTTCGCTGCCTGGGGCACGGGTGCCTCACGCCGGCCGATGGCCCGTGGCACCGCCCCATCGACGCCGCATGGTGGGAGGACGCACGGAAGTCTCCGCGTCGGCCGAGCACGGGGTGGCACTGGTGTTGGTGCCGCCCCGTGGTGCCGCCCCATGGCATCGGTTCGTGCTTACGCTCCGGCGGTCTCGTTGGCGACGGGGGTGTTGAGGAGCTGCATCTCCCAGGCCGTCACCACCCCGGTGGCGCCGCCGTGCGCCAGGATCGCCAGCTGGTCCTCGGGCGCGATGAGGTTGGTCCGGGCCCAGTCGCGCTGCCACTCGGCGAAGGCGACCTGCCATGTGATCGGGGTGATGCCGGCCTGGACCATGCGCCGGACGGCCATGTCGTGGGCCTCGGCCGACGTGCCTCCGGAGGCGTCGGTGACGGCGTAGACGTCGAAGCCCTCGGCGGCCGCGTGGAGGGCGGGCATGGCGACGCAGATCTCCGTCCAGAGGCCGGCGATGATCAGTTTCTTGCGTCCGGTGGCCTTGACGGCGTCCACCACACGCTTGTCCTCCCAGGTGTTGATGAGCGTCCTGTTGATCGGCTTCTGGTCCGGGAAGACGTCTTGGAGCTGCTGGATCAGCAGGCCGCCGCGCTCCTCGACGACCGTGGTCAGGATCGTCGGGACGCCGTAGCCCTTGGCGGCCTTGGCCAGCCCGACGACGTTGTTGACGATCATCGTCGGCTCATGGCTGTTCAGGTTGGCGAATTGGTAGGGCTGGTGGTCGATCAGCAGCAGGACGCTGTTCTCAGGGGTCAGCAGGGCGTCAAGGCCGGTCTTCGAGGACTCGCTCACGGGATCTCCTCCAGGGCTTGGCAAGGCCGTTGATGTGTAACGACCCGATGCGATGACGCGTCAACTATTGTGGGATGCTGGGTGACGTGTCAACCATCCCTTAGAGTGGCTGCACATGGACGAGAGAACAGGCTGGCTCACCCCACCCGAACGGCGCGCCTGGCGCGCCTTCGTCGGCGTACATCAGAAGCTCTCCGGCAGGTTGGCGCGTGCGTTGCAGGGCTGCGGGGGCCTGTCCGTCGCGGACTACGTCGTCCTTGTGGCCCTCACCGACACACCCGACGGTCTGCGGCACTTCCAGGACCTGGCCAAGGCGGTGGAGTGGGAGCGAAGCCGTATGTCCCACCACCTCCGCCGCATGACCAAACGCGGCCTGGTGACCCGGGAGGACTGCCCCAAGGACGGGCGCGGCGTCCATGTGGTCGTCACCCCCGCCGGACGCGCGGCCATCGAGACGGCCGCCCCCCAGCACGTGGCCACCGTGCGCCGGCTGGTCATCGACCCCCTCAGTCCGGAAGAGCTCGACACGCTCACCCATCTCTGCGAGCGCATCCTGCGACGCTTGGAGACGGATCCTCCCTGACCTCGCGACCAGCCCGGAGGCGCGGCCCGGGACAGTCAGGGCAGGACGGGTCGGGCCGCGCCTCCGGAGTTCGGTGAACTGTCAACTACGAATAGAATTGCTCCATGGGAGAAACGGTGCGGTGGCTGACGCCAGACGAGCAGGATGCGTGGCGGAGCTTTGTCCGGCTGCATGAGCGGCTCGGGGGTCGTCTGTCGCGCTTGTTGCAAACGGAGTCGGGTTTGTCGGCTGCCGACTTCGCGGTGCTCGTCAATCTGACGGATGTGCCGGAAGGGCGGCGGCGCTATCAGGATCTGGCCCGCTCGCTGGAGTGGGAGAAGAGCAGGATGTCCCACCACATCGCGAGGATGGCCGGGCGGGGGCTGGTGGTGCGGCAGGAGTGTCTTGAAGATGCGCGTGGCGCGTTCGTGGTGATCACGGAGGCGGGACGCGCGGCGGTCGAGGCCGCTGCCCCGCTCCATGTCGAGGCGGTGCGCCAACTGTTCCTCGACCATGTCACGCCGGCGGAGCTACGGGTGCTGGGCGAGGTTTCCGAACGCGTCGTGGCCAAGCTGGACGAGGACGCGTCCTGACCCAGGAAGACGGCAGGCGCGCGGTGATGTGCAGGTCACATCGCGAGTCCGAGCGTCACGGCGGTGGCTGCTGAGAGCGGGATGAGGAAGAAAGGGGCCATGGCGTTCTTTCGCGTGGCCGGGTCGGCGTAGTCGCCCGCCTTGGCGTGGAAGCCCACCGCGCCGACCATCGTGATGGCGAAGCCGGTGGCGGCCGCGATGCCGAGCGGCTGCCAGAAGAGGCCCACGATCAGGCCCACCGCGGCGGCGACCTCGGCCAGCCCGATGAAGCGGACGAGGCCCGCGCTCAGCCCCATGTGCGACTGCAGCCCGGCGGAGACATCGCCCTTGAGGAGCGCCTTGGGCGCACCCGCGGCCACCGCCACAAGGGCGAGCAGGACGCTGAGAATGGCAGCGGTGACGTACATGGGGTGGTTCCTTCCGTGCGGGCCACGCCGGGGGCGGAGTGGGCGCAGATCTGCATGGTTGATTCGTCAACCTGGACTCTAAAGAGGGCATAGGTGATGCGTCAAGCAGATGGCGAACCCTGCCCACCGGCGGGGCGGAATAGGGAAGCCCCTGGGTGCGCTGGAGGCACATGGTTGATTCATCAACCACGTGAATGAAAGGCTGAGGACGATGCAGTTCGGCATCTTCACCGTCGGTGATGTGTCCACCGACCCGATCACGGGCCGTACGCCGACCGAGCACCAGCGGATCAAGGCGATGGTCGCCATGGCGCAGAAGGCTGAGGAGGTGGGCCTGGACGTTTTCGCGACCGGCGAGCACCACAACCCGCCGTTCGTGCTGTCCTCGCCGACGACGCTGCTGGGCTGGATCGCCGCGCGGACCGAGAAACTGATCCTCTCCACCGCGACCACGCTGATCACGACGAACGACCCGGTGAAGATCGCCGAGGACTACGCGATGCTGCAGCACCTGGCCGACGGTCGCGTGGACCTGGTCATGGGCCGCGGCAACACCGGCCCCGTCTACCCCTGGTTCGGGCAGGACATCCGGCAGGGCATCAATCTCGCCATCGAGAACTACGCCCTGCTGCACCGGCTGTGGCGCGAAGACGTCGTCGACTGGGAGGGAAGGTTCCGCACCCCGCTGCAGGGCTTCACCTCCACGCCCCGGCCGCTGGACGGCGTACCGCCGTTCGTCTGGCACGGCTCCATCCGTTCCCCGGAGATCGCCGAGCAGGCCGCGTACTACGGCGACGGCTTCTTCCACAACAACATCTTCTGGCCCAAGGAGCACACCAGGAAGCTGATCGATCTGTACCGGGAGCGATACGCGTACTACGGCCATGGCAGCCCCGAGCAGGCCATCGTCGGCCTGGGCGGCCATGTCTACATGCGCCACAACTCCCAGGACGCGGTCCGCGAGTTCCGCCCGTTCTTCGACCACTCGCCGGTGATGGGCGGCGGGGTCTCCATGGAGGAGTACATGGAGCAGACCCCGCTGACCGTCGGCACTCCCGAGCAGGTCATCGAGAAGACGCTCACCTTCCGCGAGCACTTCGGCGACTACCAGCGCCAGCTGTTCATCGTGGACGGCGGCGGGGTCCCGCAGAAGGCCGTGCTGGAGCAGATCGACATGCTCGGCGAGGAGGTCGTACCGGTGCTGCGGAAGGAGTTCGCCAAGCACCGACCGGCCGATGTGCCCGACGCTCCCACCCACGCCTCGCTGCGCGCCGCCCGCGACGCGCGGCGCGAGCCGACCGCCGAACCGGCGGCCTGAGACTCGTACGACCTGAGACCGCAGGGATGAGACGGCCGCACGATGAGACGGCCGCACGATGAGACGGCCGCACAACCAGACGACCGCACCACCCGAGATCGAACGAAAGGACTTGACGATGAAGCCCCTGAAGCTGGCGGTCGTGTCGGCGGGCCTGCGCCAGCCCTCCTCCACCCGGCTGCTCGCGGACCGGCTCGCCGACGCCACCCGCGAGAGTCTGGCGGACGCCGGACGCGAGGTGGACGTGCACGTGGTCGAACTGCGCGAGCTGGCCACGGACATCTCCCACCACCTGGTCAACGGCTTCCCGGGGCCTCGCCTGCGTGAGGAGCTGCAAGCCGTCACGGACGCGGACGGCGTCATCGCGGTCACGCCAGTGTTCTCGGCCTCGTACAGCGGGCTGTTCAAGTCGTTCTTCGACGTGCTGGACGAGGGCGCTCTCACCGGCAAGCCGGTGTTGATCGCCGCCACGGGCGGCAGTGCCCGGCATTCCCTGGTCCTCGAGCACGCTCTGCGCCCGCTCTTCGCCTACCTGCGCACGATCGTCGTACCCACCGCCGTGTACGGGGCGTCCGAGGACTGGGGAACGGCCGGTGACGGGCGTACCGGCGGTCTCGCGGCCCGGATCGGTCGGGCGGGTGACGAACTGGCCGGGCTCATGGCCGGCCGCCGGGCCGTTACGAGGCCCACAGAGACCGTCGTGCCGTTCGAGCAGCAGCTGGCCGCACTCCGGTCGGCATGAGGGGAGTTCTCATGAGGGGAGTTCTGATGAGCGACGACTTCAACGACACCTGGGCGAACGGCGGTGTCGCACCCGACCGCTGGGCCGGCGCCCTGCACCTGTTCGACAACGGCGCCGGCGTGCCGCACGAGGAGAGGACCGCCGAAGCCCACCTGATGCTGGGCCGCACCCTGCAACGCCAGGGGCGGCACGGGGAGGCGGAGCCCTGGATGCGCATGGCGGCCGCGTTCTCGGGTGAGTTTCCGGACCACGACTGAGCCGAGGGCGCGGGCGAGGCGTCCGTGGGCGGCGGACACCGGTCGACCGGCGTCCGCCGCCCTTGCGTCCACGGTCGGTGCCGTGGCCGGTGCTCCGGCGGCAACTCCCTCTGTTCCATTCCCCAGCGCGGAGGTGCTGCGCCGCATCGCACGCCCGGCGTCGGCCGGTGCCCGCGAGAGCGACCTGTCCGGACTGCCCTGGACAAGTCCTACCTGATCATGAGGGGTGGAAAGGCCCCCGCGGGCCGGGAGGACACAGCGGCGCTGCAGATGATGGCTAAGGGGCCCTTGCGGTGACCGCAGCCTTCCATCTCGGCTTGCTGACCTTGACGGCGAAGAACGGCTCGCGCTCGGCTGCCGCGAGGACGCGGGCCGGGACGACCAGAGTTGAGCGGGAAAGGGGGCACGTCACCCACCGGACATGGGGACACCGCTCTCCCCGCCCGGAGCGCCTCGATTCGCCCGTACCGGGTGCTTGCTCATGATCGAGACCCGGTTGAACGCGTTGATGGTGACCGCCACCCAGATCGCTGCGGAGACCTGGTCGTCGGTGAGCACTTGTCCGGCGGCTTCGTAGGCGGATTGCTGTGCGACGGCATCGGTGGGGTCGGTCGTGGCCTCGGCCAGTGCGAGGGCCGCGCGTTCCGTGGGGGTGAAGACCTCTGTGTCCCGCCAGGCGGCCAGTACTCCCAGCCGCTGCGCCGACTCGCCCGCGTGTACGGCCGCCTTGGTGTGGATGTCGAGGCAGTAGGCGCAGCCGTTGATCTGCGACACACGCAGGTTGATCAGCTCCACGACGGTGCGGTCGAGCCCCGCCTCGGCGGCGACCGCGCGCACCGCTTCCGATGTCTGCACCAGGGCGTGGAAGGCCTTGGGGCTCTGTTTGTCGATGAAGATCCGCACGTCTACCGCCTGTCATGTACTTGTAGTGGCCTCCACTCTAAGATCATGGCATGGTGGTTGATGTGACAACTAGGTTCTCTGGGTGCTCTCGGTGAGTAACGCGGAAGCCGAGCCGACAGTGATGCGATGCGGGTCGCCGATCGACGACGTACGGCCGGCCGGGGCGCCCCGGGTCGACGTGCTCCCCGCACGGGACGTACCCCTGGGCGGACCGCGTTCCATGACGGTGCGGCGGACGCTGCCGCAACGGGACCGGACGCTGATCGGAGCCTGGTGCTTCGCCGACCACTACGGCCCCGACGAAGTCACCGACAGGGGTGGCATGGCGCTGGCGCCGCACCCTCACACCGGCCTGCAGACGGTGACCTGGCTGTTCAGCGGGGAGGTCGAGCACCGCGACACGCTCGGCACCCACGCCTTCGTGCGACCCGGGGAAATCAACCTCATGACGGGCGGGTACGGCATCGCCCACTCGGAGGTCTCCACTCCGCGTACGACCGTCGTCCACGGCGTCCAACTCTGGGTGGCGCTGCCGGAGGAGCACCGGAACGCCCCACGGGACTTCCAGCACTATGCGCCCGAGCCCGTGCGGATGGACGGGGCCGAGATCAGGGTCTTTCTCGGCTCGCTCGCCGGTGACGTCTCTCCGGTGCGGACGTTCACGCCGCTGCTCGGCGCCGAGGTCATCCTCGAACCGCGTACGGCGATCCACCTGCCCACCGACCCCGCCTTCGAGCACGGCCTTCTCGTGGACAGCGGGGACGTCCGCGTGGCCGGCACCCTGCTGCACCGGGCGGAGCTGGGCTATGTCCCGCCCGGTGCCGACGCGTTGACGCTGACGAACGAGTCGGACGGTCCGGCGCGGACGATTCTGCTCGGCGGCACGCCCTTCGAGGAGGAGATCGTCATGTGGTGGAACTTCATCGGCCGCACTCACGACGACATCGTCAAGGCCCGCGAGGACTGGGAGGCCTCCTCCGACCGCTTCGGCACGATCGAGGGCTTTCCCGGGGGCCGTCTTCCCGCGCCCACCCTGCCCAACGCCACCATCAGGCCGCGCCGCAACCCTCCGCGTCGCTGACCTCTCCCAGAAAGGCACCCCCCATGAACCAGCCTCCTGCCGCCCCGGTCGTCGAGCGGGTGGACGCACACCATCGGTACGAGATCGTGGTCGACGGCAAGCGCGCCGGCGTGACCGAGTACCGCGACGACGGTGGGCGGCGCGTGTTCTTCCACACGCAGGTCGACGACGCCTACGCCGGACAGGGCCTGGCCGCACAACTGGTGCGGCAGGCGCTCATCGACACACGTGCTGCCGGGAAGCGGATCGTGCCCGCCTGCCCGTACGTCGCCAAGTTCCTGAAGAGGCATGACGAGTTCGCCGACATCGCCGACCCCGTGACCCCTGAGGTCCTGCGGTGGCTGGAGGCGCAGCTGGGGCGTTGACGGCCGCCTGGCACCTGCTAGGTGACCCGTCAACAGGCACTTAGACTCGTCTCCATGAAGGAGACGGTGCGGTGGTTGACCCCGGACGAGCAGCACGCGTGGCGGAGCTTTGTGCGGTTGCATGAGCGGCTGGGGGGCCGGTTGTCGCGCTTGTTGCAGGCCGAGTCGAAGCTGTCCGCCGCCGACTTCGCGGTCCTGGTCCATCTGACGGACGTGCCGGAGGGGCGACAGCGCTATCAGGACCTGTGCCGTGCTCTGGAGTGGGAGAAGAGCCGGATGTCCCATCACGTCGCGCGGATGGCAGGCCGGGGACTGGTCGTGCGGGAGGAAGCCGCTGAGGACGCGCGGGGGGCGTTCGTGGTGATCACCCCGGCAGGGCGGGAGGCGATCGAGGCGGCGGCTCCGCTCCATGTGGAGGCGGTGCGGGAGTTGTTCCTGGACCATGTCACGCCGGCGGAGCTGCGGATGCTGGGCGAGATCTCCAGGCGTGTGGTGGCGAAGCTGGACGAGGACGTGTCCTGAGCCTGGGTGAAGGCGCTGAAGCCCACGGTCTCTCCCTCCGGGCAGTGGCCTGATGCCAAGAACGCCAATAATCGAATAAATCGCACATATCATGCGTCCGAATAATCGCCACGTCAGCAATCGACGATGCCCGGAGAGCAGCAGTAGTAAGGCGTCCCAGGAGACCCGAGTGCACTACTCCGTCCTGGTGCTACCGTCCGATCATGCTTGGGGCGGAGGACTGGGCGGAGGACTGATGGAGAGCATCACAAAGAACCGGCAGCCCGTTGAGGCGCTTCGCGCCATGGTCGCCCGCGCCTACGGCCCGGAGGAGGTGTGCGACGATGCGGGCGAGGACTGGGTCAGCGAACTGAGTGACGGCTGGTTCAACGTGGCCTACCGGATCCGGCTGCGATCCGGCGCGCAAGTCGTCCTCAAGATCGCCCCGCCTCCGGATGTCGAGGTCATGACCTACGAGCGTGGAGCGATGGCCACCGAACTGGAGGCGCTGCGGCTGGTCCGAGAGCACACGAAGGTTCCGGTGCCGGAGGTCGACTTCGCCGATGGGACCCACGAGGTGTGCGACGCCGACTACTTCTTCATGACGTACATCGATGCGGACAACTTCCATGTCATCAGGGACACCCTGACCGCAACGGAGATCAACGCGTACGACGAGGCGCTCGGCGCGATCACCCGCGAGCTCAACACCATCCCCGGCACCGCCTTCGGCCCGCTGGCCGGACCGGGCGAGAGCACGTGGCGTGCGGCCTTCCTGCGGATGGTCGAGGAACTCCTGGACGACGGCCGGCGACGCGACGTCGTCCTCCCCCACGGCTACGACGTGATCCGCGAGATCGTGGCCGCCCACGCCGATTCGCTGGACGAGGTGACCGAGCCCCGGTTCGTCGAGTGGGACCTGTGGCCGGGCAACTGCATGGTGCGCGACGGCCGGATCGTGGCGATCCTCGATCACGAGCGGGCGTTCTACGGTGATCCGCTGATGGAGTTCGGCTTCACCGGGAGTGAGCCGGGCGCATTCGGGGACGCCACGGCTTTCATCCGCGGCTACGGCCACCGGCCGCTCACCACCACCGAGCGGACCCGTCGGCGGCTGTACAACCTTCACCTCGCTCTGATCCAGATCATCGAGACGACCTTCCGGGCCCACACCAGCACCGAGCAGTACGACTGGGCGTGCGAGCGACTGCGGGAGACCGTGGCCCTGTTCGGTGAGCCAGCACACTGACGGTCTTGACCGGTCTCATCGACGCCGCGCGGCGCCGCCCTGCGCGCCCTCAACCTGCGCGCGGGCGGCTTCGGCAAGATTTTCGTAGGCGTAGATCATCCGGGCGCCGTGAGGCGTGCGCCGGCATCGAGGGCAGCCTCGTGTCGACGACGAAGCTGATCTCAATGACCTGGCCGGGCAAGGTTGTTCAGTGGCCGTCGCCGGCACGTCGTGGTTGAAGACATCGCTGGTGGCCCTGGTGCTCGCCCTTCTGATTCGCTCTCTTGTGGTTACTCGGAAACTGTAGGAGAGTCAACGCTGACCTGGAAGAACGCACTTTTCGGTGACTGAGGAACCTAATGGTGACCAAGCAGCTGCTCAAGGGCCTGCCTGAGGACGCTGACCTGAGGCGCGCGGACTCCCTGGCGCGGGAGATCTTCTCGGACGTCGCGAACAAGTGGGCGCTCCTGATCATCGAGGCGCTCGGCGAGCGCACCCTGCGCTTCAGCGAGCTGCGGAACGAGGTCGAGGGCGTCAGCCACAAGATGCTCACCCAGAACCTGCGCATGCTGGAGCGCAACGGCCTGGTCGACCGGAAGGTGTACCCCACCGTGCCGCCGCGGGTCGAGTACACCCTCACCGAGCCGGGCCGGGCCCTGCGCACCACGGTCGATGCCATATGTGGCTGGACCCACCAGTACCTCGGTCACATCGAGGGCGCACGCGGCCGATTCGACGCCTGACGGGCACGCAGCACCACGCGCTGCGTGCTTCATTCGGGACGCCAAGCGGGCCGGGGCCGCGGCGATCCGCGCCGAAACGCTCCGGATGGCGATCACAGACGTGGACACGGCGCTGTCCGGCGGGATCGCCCCGGTCCGCCTGCGCAACCAACT
Encoded proteins:
- a CDS encoding hydrolase, whose protein sequence is MSESSKTGLDALLTPENSVLLLIDHQPYQFANLNSHEPTMIVNNVVGLAKAAKGYGVPTILTTVVEERGGLLIQQLQDVFPDQKPINRTLINTWEDKRVVDAVKATGRKKLIIAGLWTEICVAMPALHAAAEGFDVYAVTDASGGTSAEAHDMAVRRMVQAGITPITWQVAFAEWQRDWARTNLIAPEDQLAILAHGGATGVVTAWEMQLLNTPVANETAGA
- a CDS encoding phosphotransferase family protein encodes the protein MESITKNRQPVEALRAMVARAYGPEEVCDDAGEDWVSELSDGWFNVAYRIRLRSGAQVVLKIAPPPDVEVMTYERGAMATELEALRLVREHTKVPVPEVDFADGTHEVCDADYFFMTYIDADNFHVIRDTLTATEINAYDEALGAITRELNTIPGTAFGPLAGPGESTWRAAFLRMVEELLDDGRRRDVVLPHGYDVIREIVAAHADSLDEVTEPRFVEWDLWPGNCMVRDGRIVAILDHERAFYGDPLMEFGFTGSEPGAFGDATAFIRGYGHRPLTTTERTRRRLYNLHLALIQIIETTFRAHTSTEQYDWACERLRETVALFGEPAH
- a CDS encoding pirin family protein, coding for MSNAEAEPTVMRCGSPIDDVRPAGAPRVDVLPARDVPLGGPRSMTVRRTLPQRDRTLIGAWCFADHYGPDEVTDRGGMALAPHPHTGLQTVTWLFSGEVEHRDTLGTHAFVRPGEINLMTGGYGIAHSEVSTPRTTVVHGVQLWVALPEEHRNAPRDFQHYAPEPVRMDGAEIRVFLGSLAGDVSPVRTFTPLLGAEVILEPRTAIHLPTDPAFEHGLLVDSGDVRVAGTLLHRAELGYVPPGADALTLTNESDGPARTILLGGTPFEEEIVMWWNFIGRTHDDIVKAREDWEASSDRFGTIEGFPGGRLPAPTLPNATIRPRRNPPRR
- a CDS encoding FMN reductase, producing MKPLKLAVVSAGLRQPSSTRLLADRLADATRESLADAGREVDVHVVELRELATDISHHLVNGFPGPRLREELQAVTDADGVIAVTPVFSASYSGLFKSFFDVLDEGALTGKPVLIAATGGSARHSLVLEHALRPLFAYLRTIVVPTAVYGASEDWGTAGDGRTGGLAARIGRAGDELAGLMAGRRAVTRPTETVVPFEQQLAALRSA
- a CDS encoding DoxX family protein; translation: MYVTAAILSVLLALVAVAAGAPKALLKGDVSAGLQSHMGLSAGLVRFIGLAEVAAAVGLIVGLFWQPLGIAAATGFAITMVGAVGFHAKAGDYADPATRKNAMAPFFLIPLSAATAVTLGLAM
- a CDS encoding MarR family winged helix-turn-helix transcriptional regulator produces the protein MKETVRWLTPDEQHAWRSFVRLHERLGGRLSRLLQAESKLSAADFAVLVHLTDVPEGRQRYQDLCRALEWEKSRMSHHVARMAGRGLVVREEAAEDARGAFVVITPAGREAIEAAAPLHVEAVRELFLDHVTPAELRMLGEISRRVVAKLDEDVS
- a CDS encoding winged helix-turn-helix transcriptional regulator translates to MVTKQLLKGLPEDADLRRADSLAREIFSDVANKWALLIIEALGERTLRFSELRNEVEGVSHKMLTQNLRMLERNGLVDRKVYPTVPPRVEYTLTEPGRALRTTVDAICGWTHQYLGHIEGARGRFDA
- a CDS encoding MarR family winged helix-turn-helix transcriptional regulator — protein: MGETVRWLTPDEQDAWRSFVRLHERLGGRLSRLLQTESGLSAADFAVLVNLTDVPEGRRRYQDLARSLEWEKSRMSHHIARMAGRGLVVRQECLEDARGAFVVITEAGRAAVEAAAPLHVEAVRQLFLDHVTPAELRVLGEVSERVVAKLDEDAS
- a CDS encoding LLM class flavin-dependent oxidoreductase produces the protein MQFGIFTVGDVSTDPITGRTPTEHQRIKAMVAMAQKAEEVGLDVFATGEHHNPPFVLSSPTTLLGWIAARTEKLILSTATTLITTNDPVKIAEDYAMLQHLADGRVDLVMGRGNTGPVYPWFGQDIRQGINLAIENYALLHRLWREDVVDWEGRFRTPLQGFTSTPRPLDGVPPFVWHGSIRSPEIAEQAAYYGDGFFHNNIFWPKEHTRKLIDLYRERYAYYGHGSPEQAIVGLGGHVYMRHNSQDAVREFRPFFDHSPVMGGGVSMEEYMEQTPLTVGTPEQVIEKTLTFREHFGDYQRQLFIVDGGGVPQKAVLEQIDMLGEEVVPVLRKEFAKHRPADVPDAPTHASLRAARDARREPTAEPAA
- a CDS encoding GNAT family N-acetyltransferase gives rise to the protein MNQPPAAPVVERVDAHHRYEIVVDGKRAGVTEYRDDGGRRVFFHTQVDDAYAGQGLAAQLVRQALIDTRAAGKRIVPACPYVAKFLKRHDEFADIADPVTPEVLRWLEAQLGR
- a CDS encoding carboxymuconolactone decarboxylase family protein, which encodes MRIFIDKQSPKAFHALVQTSEAVRAVAAEAGLDRTVVELINLRVSQINGCAYCLDIHTKAAVHAGESAQRLGVLAAWRDTEVFTPTERAALALAEATTDPTDAVAQQSAYEAAGQVLTDDQVSAAIWVAVTINAFNRVSIMSKHPVRANRGAPGGESGVPMSGG
- a CDS encoding HAD family hydrolase, whose protein sequence is MTTARALPLIVPPVAPKLIATDLDGTLLRSDGTLSDRTRTALAAAERAGIRVVLVTGRPPRRVPDLLATIGPHYVIAANGAAVHAPDGTLAHMSPIRPLAATRLITRMRRAIPGVTFAVEYDKNFGHESAYPTWSFGEETAEPVGTAGELLTRIPGRPVLKILAHHPTLPLDDFYQQARQSAGSSAETTHSTGLSLVEFSAPRVTKATTLLAWSRRLGVGSHEIAAFGDMPNDLPMLTAVGHSYAMANAHPDVLEAARHHAPANDEDGVAQVLERFVDTLVQRPSRHIPMWTVWDGSADPADPADAADPADAADPLG
- a CDS encoding MarR family winged helix-turn-helix transcriptional regulator, with translation MDERTGWLTPPERRAWRAFVGVHQKLSGRLARALQGCGGLSVADYVVLVALTDTPDGLRHFQDLAKAVEWERSRMSHHLRRMTKRGLVTREDCPKDGRGVHVVVTPAGRAAIETAAPQHVATVRRLVIDPLSPEELDTLTHLCERILRRLETDPP